The Triticum aestivum cultivar Chinese Spring chromosome 7B, IWGSC CS RefSeq v2.1, whole genome shotgun sequence genome window below encodes:
- the LOC123158512 gene encoding BTB/POZ and MATH domain-containing protein 2-like, translating into MATPQNTPMLTASVCVPETVHGTHSFKIDRYDLHRGFGVGNCIQSANFTVGGHEWCIRFYPDGYNEDNKDYVSVFLQLKTKNIEVRAIYNLVLVNQAIQPPVLPSNFANFSDGPPVVFDTRNDKLEAWGFVAFKKKSEIEGSSYILDNSIIVACNLTIITLKDAKEVEAGLVGDIQVPPSELVANLSKLLGSTKGADMCFKVQNEVFHAHEIILAMRSPVFWAEFYGPKRIEHRHVKNFEDMQPGVFRELLHFIYTDSLPPMKDLNADGYEQMLGHLLVVADRYDMKRMKSMCERKFCQRFDQETVVTTLVLAVQYNCSILKDACIKFINSLSTVDGVVASKGYQQLKRECPTIFADMWEKAAKARKF; encoded by the coding sequence ATGGCCACGCCCCAGAACACACCGATGTTGACAGCATCAGTCTGCGTCCCAGAGACTGTGCATGGTACACACTCCTTCAAAATCGACAGGTACGACCTTCATCGGGGTTTCGGTGTCGGCAACTGCATCCAGTCCGCTAACTTCACTGTTGGCGGCCATGAATGGTGCATCCGCTTCTACCCCGACGGCTACAACGAGGATAACAAAGACTACGTGTCAGTTTTTCTCCAGCTCAAGACCAAGAACATTGAGGTGAGGGCGATATACAATCTGGTGTTGGTCAATCAAGCAATACAGCCGCCGGTGTTGCCTTCCAACTTCGCAAACTTCAGCGACGGACCTCCTGTGGTGTTTGACACTCGCAATGACAAACTCGAGGCATGGGGTTTTGTTGCATTCAAGAAGAAGAGCGAGATCGAAGGCTCATCATACATTTTGGACAACTCAATCATCGTCGCATGTAACCTTACTATTATCACATTAAAGGATGCCAAGGAGGTGGAAGCTGGGTTGGTCGGTGACATCCAAGTGCCGCCATCCGAATTGGTTGCTAACCTTAGTAAATTGTTGGGATCTACAAAgggagctgacatgtgtttcaaGGTCCAAAATGAGGTATTCCATGCTCACGAGATCATCCTCGCGATGCGGTCGCCGGTCTTCTGGGCAGAGTTCTACGGGCCGAAGAGGATCGAGCATAGGCACGTCAAAAACTTTGAAGATATGCAGCCCGGTGTCTTTAGAGAACTGCTCCACTTCATCTACACCGACTCGTTGCCTCCGATGAAGGACCTCAATGCTGATGGGTACGAACAAATGCTCGGGCATTTACTTGTGGTTGCAGATAGATATGACATGAAAAGGATGAAGTCAATGTGCGAGAGAAAATTTTGCCAGAGGTTTGATCAAGAGACTGTGGTGACAACATTAGTTCTGGCCGTCCAGTACAATTGCAGCATCCTCAAAGATGCTTGCATTAAATTTATCAACTCCTTGAGTACTGTGGATGGTGTGGTTGCAAGTAAAGGGTATCAACAACTAAAAAGAGAATGCCCTACTATCTTTGCCGATATGTGGGAGAAGGCAGCCAAGGCTCGAAAATTTTAG